A single region of the Octopus bimaculoides isolate UCB-OBI-ISO-001 chromosome 6, ASM119413v2, whole genome shotgun sequence genome encodes:
- the LOC106877926 gene encoding uncharacterized protein LOC106877926 isoform X2, giving the protein MPRRKQNCPKRLKSSDEDNSMKQKSNDSVEGDGDKDLDDEQDSNSQSSQPDNESDFGSPPEQPSPQAKGQVKVESKILTPPPPPPPPPVCTPTKGSPLRDMTPPSPLRRSSVITDNSLSGQSSVTLPPHTATATIPVSVITRTISHSSHNLTTSRQSVRDQYKPINGLYRSLGSSVSHSSNNSTTSGSHHTSHHRSNNAHSHIINNTANSSTNTMTSNTTPSRTTNHHMTASSSSNSDEPLDLSKKTKTKTHTSPLSVSNGISGGLSSSLKSLQQRFGGDFHINGTNIRVNKSIEDPVVISQLPVNHFSTSHLISSNLSDYSNNVNTDVGSSLKVNSNNSLMSQMVETPSDSCTEGGSGSSRYTTHRCSCQKVFSTLYDLSIHLQETHHIPPGSKDASLMEYPKLVRGQDMWLNQESEQTRRILRCMQCGESFKTLPELTLHMMQTQHYTKIVSSDHGRRSHKCSSYCDRDLEKECIFKCKVCQETYNDMEGLANHMIMSGHHKKQILRSYNSPEILLRARRKRPFSSEDKLGLGANPTVATLLEFKRKCVSHESLNSPNVKFTDIVAKDEDGYITCENCGKCIEMQVFVEHIRTCVRQRSGVIDALKMKLNADDDQRRQQKKVETPNANTGSNISNPVRKTSPNRPTVPDSTDYDITKVKTEPKEVDERCDSLKEVPVCSPSKLEPKTEIMESSTPEEKVNNLKVILPRVSEEDSNGNSNNNTTNIRKETDKVHLDIIDPGCSDTGGLSALRAMESFIQKSFKTKFDKSSSHKEVSNNTSSSSSSTTAVTQEIKRVTTPESPSSRYIQIPSQQKPSLRSSSYFPTVPSSQPALCQETNDEGGSEQESNESFKTAGKELQSLSDMCEQITKQVNTPSVKSEEKILSSSSDINKEENSKSPTASAEKKLCKEALEEKYLQLPPTTEPSSSHSSALDSLSSFVYGQPMTCEHPLDSLQKLITNTDSMKLPSNDSHPSKCQTVIPSSSPEIAIPLNLSTKCQKDEDKEKVSDREESSVLDNSTDAGHGDLTSPASDSDSGDYKCPACSRQCASKGSCRYHLSRCHLSSVKKFSIRDPFSMSPFVYLPLDHTAKFTKYYEMAHELANKGSVSHELTAKGK; this is encoded by the coding sequence cTTCAGATGAAGATAACAGCATGAAACAGAAATCAAATGACTCAGTAGAAGGTGACGGAGACAAAGATCTGGATGATGAACAGGACTCTAATTCACAGTCAAGCCAACCAGACAATGAATCCGACTTTGGATCTCCGCCAGAACAACCAAGCCCTCAAGCCAAAGGTCAGGTGAAAGTGGAATCGAAAATACTGactccaccgccaccgccaccaccaccacctgtgtGCACCCCTACAAAAGGATCACCGCTCAGAGACATgacaccaccatctccactacgTCGTAGTTCAGTCATTACAGACAATTCGTTGTCTGGTCAGTCATCAGTAACGTTACCACCTCACACCGCTACAGCAACCATACCGGTGTCAGTTATCACTCGGACTATTTCCCATTCTTCACACAATCTGACCACATCGAGACAAAGTGTCCGGGATCAGTACAAACCCATCAACGGTCTATATCGGTCACTTGGTAGTAGTGTTAGCCATAGCAGTAACAACAGTACCACGTCCGGTAGTCATCACACTAGCCATCACCGTAGCAACAATGCTCATTCACATATCATCAACAACACCGCtaacagcagcaccaacaccatGACATCAAATACAACTCCATCCCGAACAACAAACCATCACATGACAGCCAGCTCTAGCAGTAATTCCGACGAACCATTGGATTTGtcaaagaaaaccaaaaccaaaactcACACATCACCCCTCTCAGTCTCGAATGGCATCAGTGGGGGTTTGTCTTCAAGTTTGAAGAGTCTCCAACAACGGTTTGGCGGTGATTTCCACATAAATGGTACCAATATCCGAGTGAACAAATCCATCGAAGATCCAGTAGTTATCAGTCAGCTTCCAGTCAATCACTTCAGCACAAGTCACCTGATCAGTAGCAATCTGTCCGACTATAGCAACAATGTCAACACAGATGTAGGGTCCAGTCTGAAGGTGAACAGCAACAATTCGTTGATGAGTCAAATGGTGGAGACACCGAGTGACAGCTGCACGGAaggtggcagcggcagcagccGATACACAACACACAGGTGCTCTTGTCAGAAGGTATTTAGCACACTGTATGACTTGAGTATCCATCTTCAAGAGACACATCACATACCTCCTGGCAGCAAAGATGCTAGTCTGATGGAGTACCCAAAACTTGTACGAGGTCAGGATATGTGGCTAAACCAGGAGTCCGAACAGACCAGGCGTATTCTGCGTTGCATGCAGTGTGGCGAGTCATTTAAGACACTTCCTGAGTTGACTTTGCATATGATGCAAACTCAACACTATACGAAAATTGTCAGTTCAGATCATGGTCGCAGGTCACATAAATGCTCCTCTTACTGTGATCGAGATCTTGAAAAAGAGTGTATCTTTAAGTGTAAGGTTTGCCAGGAGACCTACAATGATATGGAAGGTTTAGCAAACCACATGATTATGTCAGGACATCACAAGAAACAAATTCTACGTTCTTATAATTCCCCAGAAATCCTGTTACGAGCACGACGGAAGCGTCCCTTCAGCAGCGAGGACAAGCTTGGTCTAGGTGCTAACCCCACTGTTGCAACTTTATTGGAGTTTAAACGCAAATGTGTCAGCCACGAGAGCTTAAACAGTCCAAATGTAAAGTTCACTGATATAGTTGCCAAAGATGAAGATGGCTATATTACTTGTGAGAACTGTGGAAAATGCATTGAGATGCAGGTATTTGTAGAACATATCCGCACATGTGTACGGCAGCGATCAGGTGTCATCGATGCCCTAAAGATGAAACTGAACGCTGACGATGATCAGCGCCGACAACAGAAAAAGGTTGAAACTCCAAACGCAAACACAGGTTCCAATATCAGTAATCCAGTCCGAAAAACAAGCCCTAATCGGCCAACAGTTCCTGACAGCACAGATTATGATATCACCAAAGTAAAAACCGAGCCGAAAGAAGTGGATGAAAGGTGTGATAGTTTGAAGGAAGTACCAGTGTGTAGTCCATCGAAATTGGAACCAAAAACTGAGATTATGGAAAGCTCAACACCTGAAGAGAAAGTAAATAATCTGAAAGTGATACTTCCTCGAGTTTCTGAAGAGGACAGCAAcggtaacagtaacaacaacacaacaaatatCCGTAAAGAAACAGATAAGGTACACTTAGACATAATCGATCCTGGTTGCAGCGATACAGGTGGACTTTCAGCACTTCGAGCAATGGAATCATTTATACAAAAGAGTTTCAAAACTAAATTTGATAAGAGTAGTAGTCATAAAGAAGTGTCCAACAACACCAGCTCTTCAAGCAGCTCGACAACAGCAGTCACCCAAGAAATTAAACGAGTAACGACACCTGAAAGCCCATCGTCGAGATACATCCAGATTCCAAGCCAACAGAAACCTAGTCTGCGAAGTAGTTCTTACTTTCCGACTGTGCCTTCGAGCCAGCCTGCTTTGTGCCAGGAAACAAACGACGAAGGTGGCTCGGAGCAAGAAAGTAACGAGTCCTTCAAAACGGCCGGCAAAGAACTACAGTCTTTATCAGATATGTGCGAACAGATTACAAAGCAAGTGAACACACCAAGTGTAAAATCCGAAGAGAAGATTCTGTCCAGTTCCAGTGATATCAATAAAGAAGAGAATTCCAAGAGCCCCACTGCAAGTGCTGAGAAGAAACTGTGTAAAGAAGCCCTTGAAGAAAAATACCTTCAGCTGCCGCCAACTACAGAGCCTAGCTCTTCACATTCCTCTGCTCTCGACTCTTTAAGCAGTTTTGTCTATGGTCAGCCTATGACATGTGAACATCCCTTAGATAGCTTACAAAAACTGATAACAAACACAGATAGCATGAAATTACCCTCAAACGATAGTCATCCCTCCAAGTGCCAGACAGTTATTCCCTCTTCATCGCCAGAGATTGCTATTCCATTGAATTTATCGACAAAATGTCAAAAAGATGAAGATAAGGAAAAAGTTTCTGACCGGGAAGAATCGTCTGTCTTGGACAATTCTACTGATGCTGGCCATGGGGATCTAACTTCTCCGGCCAGCGATTCTGACAGTGGTGATTATAAATGTCCAGCCTGTAGTCGGCAGTGTGCGTCGAAAGGCTCCTGTCGCTACCACCTGAGCCGGTGTCATTTGTCATCTGTGAAAAAATTTAGCATTCGTGATCCGTTCAGCATGAGTCCATTTGTCTATCTACCTCTGGATCATACGGCTAAGTTTACCAAATACTATGAGATGGCACATGAACTTGCAAACAAGGGCAGTGTCTCACATGAACTCACTGCGAAGGGCAAGTAA
- the LOC106877926 gene encoding uncharacterized protein LOC106877926 isoform X1 produces MEIKFCNKTFEKYWSTANRLKLTLRCESEPSSDEDNSMKQKSNDSVEGDGDKDLDDEQDSNSQSSQPDNESDFGSPPEQPSPQAKGQVKVESKILTPPPPPPPPPVCTPTKGSPLRDMTPPSPLRRSSVITDNSLSGQSSVTLPPHTATATIPVSVITRTISHSSHNLTTSRQSVRDQYKPINGLYRSLGSSVSHSSNNSTTSGSHHTSHHRSNNAHSHIINNTANSSTNTMTSNTTPSRTTNHHMTASSSSNSDEPLDLSKKTKTKTHTSPLSVSNGISGGLSSSLKSLQQRFGGDFHINGTNIRVNKSIEDPVVISQLPVNHFSTSHLISSNLSDYSNNVNTDVGSSLKVNSNNSLMSQMVETPSDSCTEGGSGSSRYTTHRCSCQKVFSTLYDLSIHLQETHHIPPGSKDASLMEYPKLVRGQDMWLNQESEQTRRILRCMQCGESFKTLPELTLHMMQTQHYTKIVSSDHGRRSHKCSSYCDRDLEKECIFKCKVCQETYNDMEGLANHMIMSGHHKKQILRSYNSPEILLRARRKRPFSSEDKLGLGANPTVATLLEFKRKCVSHESLNSPNVKFTDIVAKDEDGYITCENCGKCIEMQVFVEHIRTCVRQRSGVIDALKMKLNADDDQRRQQKKVETPNANTGSNISNPVRKTSPNRPTVPDSTDYDITKVKTEPKEVDERCDSLKEVPVCSPSKLEPKTEIMESSTPEEKVNNLKVILPRVSEEDSNGNSNNNTTNIRKETDKVHLDIIDPGCSDTGGLSALRAMESFIQKSFKTKFDKSSSHKEVSNNTSSSSSSTTAVTQEIKRVTTPESPSSRYIQIPSQQKPSLRSSSYFPTVPSSQPALCQETNDEGGSEQESNESFKTAGKELQSLSDMCEQITKQVNTPSVKSEEKILSSSSDINKEENSKSPTASAEKKLCKEALEEKYLQLPPTTEPSSSHSSALDSLSSFVYGQPMTCEHPLDSLQKLITNTDSMKLPSNDSHPSKCQTVIPSSSPEIAIPLNLSTKCQKDEDKEKVSDREESSVLDNSTDAGHGDLTSPASDSDSGDYKCPACSRQCASKGSCRYHLSRCHLSSVKKFSIRDPFSMSPFVYLPLDHTAKFTKYYEMAHELANKGSVSHELTAKGK; encoded by the coding sequence cTTCAGATGAAGATAACAGCATGAAACAGAAATCAAATGACTCAGTAGAAGGTGACGGAGACAAAGATCTGGATGATGAACAGGACTCTAATTCACAGTCAAGCCAACCAGACAATGAATCCGACTTTGGATCTCCGCCAGAACAACCAAGCCCTCAAGCCAAAGGTCAGGTGAAAGTGGAATCGAAAATACTGactccaccgccaccgccaccaccaccacctgtgtGCACCCCTACAAAAGGATCACCGCTCAGAGACATgacaccaccatctccactacgTCGTAGTTCAGTCATTACAGACAATTCGTTGTCTGGTCAGTCATCAGTAACGTTACCACCTCACACCGCTACAGCAACCATACCGGTGTCAGTTATCACTCGGACTATTTCCCATTCTTCACACAATCTGACCACATCGAGACAAAGTGTCCGGGATCAGTACAAACCCATCAACGGTCTATATCGGTCACTTGGTAGTAGTGTTAGCCATAGCAGTAACAACAGTACCACGTCCGGTAGTCATCACACTAGCCATCACCGTAGCAACAATGCTCATTCACATATCATCAACAACACCGCtaacagcagcaccaacaccatGACATCAAATACAACTCCATCCCGAACAACAAACCATCACATGACAGCCAGCTCTAGCAGTAATTCCGACGAACCATTGGATTTGtcaaagaaaaccaaaaccaaaactcACACATCACCCCTCTCAGTCTCGAATGGCATCAGTGGGGGTTTGTCTTCAAGTTTGAAGAGTCTCCAACAACGGTTTGGCGGTGATTTCCACATAAATGGTACCAATATCCGAGTGAACAAATCCATCGAAGATCCAGTAGTTATCAGTCAGCTTCCAGTCAATCACTTCAGCACAAGTCACCTGATCAGTAGCAATCTGTCCGACTATAGCAACAATGTCAACACAGATGTAGGGTCCAGTCTGAAGGTGAACAGCAACAATTCGTTGATGAGTCAAATGGTGGAGACACCGAGTGACAGCTGCACGGAaggtggcagcggcagcagccGATACACAACACACAGGTGCTCTTGTCAGAAGGTATTTAGCACACTGTATGACTTGAGTATCCATCTTCAAGAGACACATCACATACCTCCTGGCAGCAAAGATGCTAGTCTGATGGAGTACCCAAAACTTGTACGAGGTCAGGATATGTGGCTAAACCAGGAGTCCGAACAGACCAGGCGTATTCTGCGTTGCATGCAGTGTGGCGAGTCATTTAAGACACTTCCTGAGTTGACTTTGCATATGATGCAAACTCAACACTATACGAAAATTGTCAGTTCAGATCATGGTCGCAGGTCACATAAATGCTCCTCTTACTGTGATCGAGATCTTGAAAAAGAGTGTATCTTTAAGTGTAAGGTTTGCCAGGAGACCTACAATGATATGGAAGGTTTAGCAAACCACATGATTATGTCAGGACATCACAAGAAACAAATTCTACGTTCTTATAATTCCCCAGAAATCCTGTTACGAGCACGACGGAAGCGTCCCTTCAGCAGCGAGGACAAGCTTGGTCTAGGTGCTAACCCCACTGTTGCAACTTTATTGGAGTTTAAACGCAAATGTGTCAGCCACGAGAGCTTAAACAGTCCAAATGTAAAGTTCACTGATATAGTTGCCAAAGATGAAGATGGCTATATTACTTGTGAGAACTGTGGAAAATGCATTGAGATGCAGGTATTTGTAGAACATATCCGCACATGTGTACGGCAGCGATCAGGTGTCATCGATGCCCTAAAGATGAAACTGAACGCTGACGATGATCAGCGCCGACAACAGAAAAAGGTTGAAACTCCAAACGCAAACACAGGTTCCAATATCAGTAATCCAGTCCGAAAAACAAGCCCTAATCGGCCAACAGTTCCTGACAGCACAGATTATGATATCACCAAAGTAAAAACCGAGCCGAAAGAAGTGGATGAAAGGTGTGATAGTTTGAAGGAAGTACCAGTGTGTAGTCCATCGAAATTGGAACCAAAAACTGAGATTATGGAAAGCTCAACACCTGAAGAGAAAGTAAATAATCTGAAAGTGATACTTCCTCGAGTTTCTGAAGAGGACAGCAAcggtaacagtaacaacaacacaacaaatatCCGTAAAGAAACAGATAAGGTACACTTAGACATAATCGATCCTGGTTGCAGCGATACAGGTGGACTTTCAGCACTTCGAGCAATGGAATCATTTATACAAAAGAGTTTCAAAACTAAATTTGATAAGAGTAGTAGTCATAAAGAAGTGTCCAACAACACCAGCTCTTCAAGCAGCTCGACAACAGCAGTCACCCAAGAAATTAAACGAGTAACGACACCTGAAAGCCCATCGTCGAGATACATCCAGATTCCAAGCCAACAGAAACCTAGTCTGCGAAGTAGTTCTTACTTTCCGACTGTGCCTTCGAGCCAGCCTGCTTTGTGCCAGGAAACAAACGACGAAGGTGGCTCGGAGCAAGAAAGTAACGAGTCCTTCAAAACGGCCGGCAAAGAACTACAGTCTTTATCAGATATGTGCGAACAGATTACAAAGCAAGTGAACACACCAAGTGTAAAATCCGAAGAGAAGATTCTGTCCAGTTCCAGTGATATCAATAAAGAAGAGAATTCCAAGAGCCCCACTGCAAGTGCTGAGAAGAAACTGTGTAAAGAAGCCCTTGAAGAAAAATACCTTCAGCTGCCGCCAACTACAGAGCCTAGCTCTTCACATTCCTCTGCTCTCGACTCTTTAAGCAGTTTTGTCTATGGTCAGCCTATGACATGTGAACATCCCTTAGATAGCTTACAAAAACTGATAACAAACACAGATAGCATGAAATTACCCTCAAACGATAGTCATCCCTCCAAGTGCCAGACAGTTATTCCCTCTTCATCGCCAGAGATTGCTATTCCATTGAATTTATCGACAAAATGTCAAAAAGATGAAGATAAGGAAAAAGTTTCTGACCGGGAAGAATCGTCTGTCTTGGACAATTCTACTGATGCTGGCCATGGGGATCTAACTTCTCCGGCCAGCGATTCTGACAGTGGTGATTATAAATGTCCAGCCTGTAGTCGGCAGTGTGCGTCGAAAGGCTCCTGTCGCTACCACCTGAGCCGGTGTCATTTGTCATCTGTGAAAAAATTTAGCATTCGTGATCCGTTCAGCATGAGTCCATTTGTCTATCTACCTCTGGATCATACGGCTAAGTTTACCAAATACTATGAGATGGCACATGAACTTGCAAACAAGGGCAGTGTCTCACATGAACTCACTGCGAAGGGCAAGTAA
- the LOC106877926 gene encoding uncharacterized protein LOC106877926 isoform X3 → MTREASDEDNSMKQKSNDSVEGDGDKDLDDEQDSNSQSSQPDNESDFGSPPEQPSPQAKGQVKVESKILTPPPPPPPPPVCTPTKGSPLRDMTPPSPLRRSSVITDNSLSGQSSVTLPPHTATATIPVSVITRTISHSSHNLTTSRQSVRDQYKPINGLYRSLGSSVSHSSNNSTTSGSHHTSHHRSNNAHSHIINNTANSSTNTMTSNTTPSRTTNHHMTASSSSNSDEPLDLSKKTKTKTHTSPLSVSNGISGGLSSSLKSLQQRFGGDFHINGTNIRVNKSIEDPVVISQLPVNHFSTSHLISSNLSDYSNNVNTDVGSSLKVNSNNSLMSQMVETPSDSCTEGGSGSSRYTTHRCSCQKVFSTLYDLSIHLQETHHIPPGSKDASLMEYPKLVRGQDMWLNQESEQTRRILRCMQCGESFKTLPELTLHMMQTQHYTKIVSSDHGRRSHKCSSYCDRDLEKECIFKCKVCQETYNDMEGLANHMIMSGHHKKQILRSYNSPEILLRARRKRPFSSEDKLGLGANPTVATLLEFKRKCVSHESLNSPNVKFTDIVAKDEDGYITCENCGKCIEMQVFVEHIRTCVRQRSGVIDALKMKLNADDDQRRQQKKVETPNANTGSNISNPVRKTSPNRPTVPDSTDYDITKVKTEPKEVDERCDSLKEVPVCSPSKLEPKTEIMESSTPEEKVNNLKVILPRVSEEDSNGNSNNNTTNIRKETDKVHLDIIDPGCSDTGGLSALRAMESFIQKSFKTKFDKSSSHKEVSNNTSSSSSSTTAVTQEIKRVTTPESPSSRYIQIPSQQKPSLRSSSYFPTVPSSQPALCQETNDEGGSEQESNESFKTAGKELQSLSDMCEQITKQVNTPSVKSEEKILSSSSDINKEENSKSPTASAEKKLCKEALEEKYLQLPPTTEPSSSHSSALDSLSSFVYGQPMTCEHPLDSLQKLITNTDSMKLPSNDSHPSKCQTVIPSSSPEIAIPLNLSTKCQKDEDKEKVSDREESSVLDNSTDAGHGDLTSPASDSDSGDYKCPACSRQCASKGSCRYHLSRCHLSSVKKFSIRDPFSMSPFVYLPLDHTAKFTKYYEMAHELANKGSVSHELTAKGK, encoded by the coding sequence cTTCAGATGAAGATAACAGCATGAAACAGAAATCAAATGACTCAGTAGAAGGTGACGGAGACAAAGATCTGGATGATGAACAGGACTCTAATTCACAGTCAAGCCAACCAGACAATGAATCCGACTTTGGATCTCCGCCAGAACAACCAAGCCCTCAAGCCAAAGGTCAGGTGAAAGTGGAATCGAAAATACTGactccaccgccaccgccaccaccaccacctgtgtGCACCCCTACAAAAGGATCACCGCTCAGAGACATgacaccaccatctccactacgTCGTAGTTCAGTCATTACAGACAATTCGTTGTCTGGTCAGTCATCAGTAACGTTACCACCTCACACCGCTACAGCAACCATACCGGTGTCAGTTATCACTCGGACTATTTCCCATTCTTCACACAATCTGACCACATCGAGACAAAGTGTCCGGGATCAGTACAAACCCATCAACGGTCTATATCGGTCACTTGGTAGTAGTGTTAGCCATAGCAGTAACAACAGTACCACGTCCGGTAGTCATCACACTAGCCATCACCGTAGCAACAATGCTCATTCACATATCATCAACAACACCGCtaacagcagcaccaacaccatGACATCAAATACAACTCCATCCCGAACAACAAACCATCACATGACAGCCAGCTCTAGCAGTAATTCCGACGAACCATTGGATTTGtcaaagaaaaccaaaaccaaaactcACACATCACCCCTCTCAGTCTCGAATGGCATCAGTGGGGGTTTGTCTTCAAGTTTGAAGAGTCTCCAACAACGGTTTGGCGGTGATTTCCACATAAATGGTACCAATATCCGAGTGAACAAATCCATCGAAGATCCAGTAGTTATCAGTCAGCTTCCAGTCAATCACTTCAGCACAAGTCACCTGATCAGTAGCAATCTGTCCGACTATAGCAACAATGTCAACACAGATGTAGGGTCCAGTCTGAAGGTGAACAGCAACAATTCGTTGATGAGTCAAATGGTGGAGACACCGAGTGACAGCTGCACGGAaggtggcagcggcagcagccGATACACAACACACAGGTGCTCTTGTCAGAAGGTATTTAGCACACTGTATGACTTGAGTATCCATCTTCAAGAGACACATCACATACCTCCTGGCAGCAAAGATGCTAGTCTGATGGAGTACCCAAAACTTGTACGAGGTCAGGATATGTGGCTAAACCAGGAGTCCGAACAGACCAGGCGTATTCTGCGTTGCATGCAGTGTGGCGAGTCATTTAAGACACTTCCTGAGTTGACTTTGCATATGATGCAAACTCAACACTATACGAAAATTGTCAGTTCAGATCATGGTCGCAGGTCACATAAATGCTCCTCTTACTGTGATCGAGATCTTGAAAAAGAGTGTATCTTTAAGTGTAAGGTTTGCCAGGAGACCTACAATGATATGGAAGGTTTAGCAAACCACATGATTATGTCAGGACATCACAAGAAACAAATTCTACGTTCTTATAATTCCCCAGAAATCCTGTTACGAGCACGACGGAAGCGTCCCTTCAGCAGCGAGGACAAGCTTGGTCTAGGTGCTAACCCCACTGTTGCAACTTTATTGGAGTTTAAACGCAAATGTGTCAGCCACGAGAGCTTAAACAGTCCAAATGTAAAGTTCACTGATATAGTTGCCAAAGATGAAGATGGCTATATTACTTGTGAGAACTGTGGAAAATGCATTGAGATGCAGGTATTTGTAGAACATATCCGCACATGTGTACGGCAGCGATCAGGTGTCATCGATGCCCTAAAGATGAAACTGAACGCTGACGATGATCAGCGCCGACAACAGAAAAAGGTTGAAACTCCAAACGCAAACACAGGTTCCAATATCAGTAATCCAGTCCGAAAAACAAGCCCTAATCGGCCAACAGTTCCTGACAGCACAGATTATGATATCACCAAAGTAAAAACCGAGCCGAAAGAAGTGGATGAAAGGTGTGATAGTTTGAAGGAAGTACCAGTGTGTAGTCCATCGAAATTGGAACCAAAAACTGAGATTATGGAAAGCTCAACACCTGAAGAGAAAGTAAATAATCTGAAAGTGATACTTCCTCGAGTTTCTGAAGAGGACAGCAAcggtaacagtaacaacaacacaacaaatatCCGTAAAGAAACAGATAAGGTACACTTAGACATAATCGATCCTGGTTGCAGCGATACAGGTGGACTTTCAGCACTTCGAGCAATGGAATCATTTATACAAAAGAGTTTCAAAACTAAATTTGATAAGAGTAGTAGTCATAAAGAAGTGTCCAACAACACCAGCTCTTCAAGCAGCTCGACAACAGCAGTCACCCAAGAAATTAAACGAGTAACGACACCTGAAAGCCCATCGTCGAGATACATCCAGATTCCAAGCCAACAGAAACCTAGTCTGCGAAGTAGTTCTTACTTTCCGACTGTGCCTTCGAGCCAGCCTGCTTTGTGCCAGGAAACAAACGACGAAGGTGGCTCGGAGCAAGAAAGTAACGAGTCCTTCAAAACGGCCGGCAAAGAACTACAGTCTTTATCAGATATGTGCGAACAGATTACAAAGCAAGTGAACACACCAAGTGTAAAATCCGAAGAGAAGATTCTGTCCAGTTCCAGTGATATCAATAAAGAAGAGAATTCCAAGAGCCCCACTGCAAGTGCTGAGAAGAAACTGTGTAAAGAAGCCCTTGAAGAAAAATACCTTCAGCTGCCGCCAACTACAGAGCCTAGCTCTTCACATTCCTCTGCTCTCGACTCTTTAAGCAGTTTTGTCTATGGTCAGCCTATGACATGTGAACATCCCTTAGATAGCTTACAAAAACTGATAACAAACACAGATAGCATGAAATTACCCTCAAACGATAGTCATCCCTCCAAGTGCCAGACAGTTATTCCCTCTTCATCGCCAGAGATTGCTATTCCATTGAATTTATCGACAAAATGTCAAAAAGATGAAGATAAGGAAAAAGTTTCTGACCGGGAAGAATCGTCTGTCTTGGACAATTCTACTGATGCTGGCCATGGGGATCTAACTTCTCCGGCCAGCGATTCTGACAGTGGTGATTATAAATGTCCAGCCTGTAGTCGGCAGTGTGCGTCGAAAGGCTCCTGTCGCTACCACCTGAGCCGGTGTCATTTGTCATCTGTGAAAAAATTTAGCATTCGTGATCCGTTCAGCATGAGTCCATTTGTCTATCTACCTCTGGATCATACGGCTAAGTTTACCAAATACTATGAGATGGCACATGAACTTGCAAACAAGGGCAGTGTCTCACATGAACTCACTGCGAAGGGCAAGTAA